In Aulosira sp. FACHB-615, a single window of DNA contains:
- the glyQ gene encoding glycine--tRNA ligase subunit alpha translates to MNFQSVIATLHQFWSDRGCLIAQPYDIEKGAGTKNPHTFLRALGPEPWAVAYIEPCRRPTDGRYGENPNRFQHYYQYQVLIKPSPDNIQEIYLDSLRALGIRPEDHDVRFVEDNWEDATVGAWGTGWEVWLDGMEITQFTYFQQCGGIDCKPVSIEITYGLERLAMYLQQVEAIVKLQWTDDITYGDVFLQNEIEQSTYNFEASNPEMLLTLFNLYEQEANQLTERGLVLPSLDYVMKCSHTFNLLDARGVISVTERTRYIARIRHLARKVAQLYVEQRENLGYPLLKKTAV, encoded by the coding sequence GTGAATTTTCAGTCAGTAATAGCCACACTACATCAATTTTGGAGCGATCGCGGTTGCTTGATCGCCCAGCCTTATGACATTGAGAAGGGTGCTGGTACTAAGAATCCCCATACATTTTTAAGGGCGTTGGGGCCAGAACCTTGGGCTGTGGCTTATATTGAACCATGTCGCCGCCCCACAGATGGTCGTTACGGCGAAAACCCTAACCGTTTCCAACATTATTATCAGTACCAAGTTTTAATTAAGCCTTCACCAGATAACATTCAAGAGATTTATCTTGATTCTTTGAGGGCTTTGGGTATTCGCCCTGAAGATCATGATGTTCGGTTTGTGGAAGACAATTGGGAAGATGCAACGGTAGGTGCTTGGGGAACTGGCTGGGAAGTCTGGTTAGATGGAATGGAAATTACTCAATTTACCTACTTCCAACAGTGCGGCGGTATAGACTGTAAGCCTGTATCAATTGAAATTACTTATGGATTAGAGCGGTTAGCGATGTATCTCCAGCAAGTGGAAGCAATTGTCAAGCTTCAATGGACAGATGACATTACTTATGGGGATGTTTTCTTGCAAAATGAGATTGAGCAGAGTACTTACAACTTTGAAGCATCAAATCCTGAGATGCTGCTCACACTGTTTAATTTGTATGAGCAGGAAGCTAATCAGTTAACAGAACGTGGGTTAGTCTTACCAAGCTTGGATTATGTGATGAAGTGTTCGCATACTTTCAATTTGCTGGATGCGAGAGGAGTAATTTCGGTAACGGAAAGAACTCGCTATATTGCGAGGATTCGTCATTTGGCGCGAAAAGTCGCACAACTATATGTAGAACAGCGAGAAAATCTGGGTTATCCTTTGTTGAAGAAAACCGCAGTGTGA
- a CDS encoding GNAT family N-acetyltransferase, giving the protein MTIRHATEADLPAIVAIYNAAIPSRLATADLEPVSVESRRTWFHGRSPHFRPLWVIEQEGKIAGWLSFQSFYGRPAYQATAEISIYIAPTFHHCGLGRRLLSLAISESPNLGLKTLLGFIFAHNHPSLKLFETLGFQRWGYLPQVAELDGVERDLIIMGLRIGEKKSEV; this is encoded by the coding sequence ATGACTATCCGCCATGCGACTGAAGCTGATTTACCTGCGATCGTAGCTATTTATAATGCGGCAATTCCTAGCCGTCTCGCTACTGCTGATTTAGAACCTGTATCTGTGGAAAGTCGTCGCACTTGGTTTCATGGGCGATCGCCTCATTTTCGCCCTTTGTGGGTAATTGAACAAGAAGGCAAAATTGCTGGCTGGCTAAGTTTCCAATCATTTTACGGTCGCCCAGCTTATCAAGCTACTGCCGAAATTAGTATTTATATCGCCCCAACTTTTCATCATTGCGGTTTGGGACGACGACTGTTAAGCCTTGCAATTTCCGAAAGCCCCAATTTAGGTTTAAAAACGCTCTTAGGCTTTATCTTCGCCCATAATCACCCCAGCCTCAAGCTGTTTGAAACATTAGGTTTTCAACGTTGGGGATATTTACCGCAAGTAGCAGAACTAGATGGGGTCGAACGGGACTTAATTATTATGGGTTTGCGAATTGGGGAAAAGAAGTCTGAAGTGTGA
- a CDS encoding branched-chain amino acid ABC transporter permease gives MDISLFFQQLLNGLSIGSVYAIFALGYTLVYSILGIINLAHGAIFTLGAYFTYALMGGTFGFNGLLANLTLPLQLPFAISLIIGSSLAGLVGVAMERVAFLPLRRQGSDPLLTVVSSLGVAVVIVNLIQYLVGAESYTYPANTFGNLPPAINFGTVEKPIPIRTVQILIFVVSMVIVAILTYFINRTKYGKAMQAIAEDATTASLLGINSDRFIVLTFFISSFLAGLAGTLVASSVSIAGPYFGIAFGLRGLAVIVLGGLGSIPGAVLGGLLIGLVEAFVPAEYSGYKDAVAFGILFIMLLVRPQGLLGRRFVQKV, from the coding sequence ATGGATATTAGTCTGTTTTTTCAGCAATTGTTAAATGGGTTATCTATCGGCAGTGTCTACGCAATTTTTGCTTTAGGATATACCCTGGTTTATTCGATTTTAGGCATCATTAATTTAGCTCATGGTGCAATTTTTACCCTTGGCGCGTATTTCACCTACGCACTCATGGGTGGAACTTTTGGGTTTAACGGCTTGCTGGCGAATCTGACCCTACCTTTGCAATTACCATTTGCCATATCATTAATTATTGGCAGTAGCCTAGCCGGATTGGTAGGAGTTGCAATGGAACGTGTTGCTTTTTTACCTTTACGCCGCCAAGGATCTGACCCTTTATTAACTGTTGTTTCTAGTTTAGGTGTTGCAGTAGTAATTGTTAACTTAATTCAGTATTTAGTAGGTGCAGAAAGTTATACATATCCCGCTAATACTTTTGGTAATTTACCACCTGCAATTAACTTCGGCACTGTCGAAAAACCAATTCCCATTCGCACTGTGCAGATATTAATTTTTGTGGTGTCAATGGTAATTGTGGCAATTCTTACCTATTTTATTAATCGAACTAAATATGGTAAGGCTATGCAAGCGATCGCCGAAGATGCAACTACAGCTAGTTTACTAGGAATTAACAGCGATCGCTTTATTGTTTTGACATTTTTCATCAGCAGTTTCTTAGCAGGATTAGCCGGAACATTGGTAGCATCCAGCGTGAGTATTGCAGGGCCATACTTTGGGATCGCCTTTGGTTTGCGGGGTTTAGCCGTGATCGTCTTGGGTGGTTTGGGTAGTATTCCTGGTGCAGTTTTAGGAGGATTACTCATCGGCTTAGTAGAAGCTTTTGTCCCCGCCGAATACTCTGGTTACAAAGATGCTGTAGCATTTGGAATATTGTTTATCATGCTATTAGTTAGACCTCAAGGTTTACTTGGTCGGCGGTTCGTTCAGAAAGTCTAA
- a CDS encoding NAD(P)H-quinone oxidoreductase subunit F, producing MAQFLLETVWLVPLYALIGGLLAVPWSPGIIRKTGPRPAGYVNLVMTFLAFVHSAIALQATWNHPPQEVFIHWLSTAGLDLTIAVELSSISVGALVVISGLNLLAQIYAIGYMEMDWGWGRFYSLLGLFEAGLCALALCNNLFFSYVILEVLTLGTYLLVGLWFSQPLVVTGARDAFLTKRVGDLFLLIGVLGLWPLAGTWDYNELAVWAKTAEVDPTVISLVGLALIAGPMGKCAQFPLHLWLDEAMEGPVPSTILRNSVVVASGAWVLIKLQPVLTLSPLVSTVMVAIGAVTAIGASLIAIAQIDVKRCQSYSVSAYMGLVFIAVGTQQDDAALLLVLTHALSAALLVMSTGGVIWNSISQDVTQLGGLWSRRPISGLAFIIGTLGLIGFPPLGSFWALMKLADGLWETQPWLVGIVIAVNALTAVSLAREFGLIFGGKPKQMSERSPEVHWPMVLPMVILFGFVLHLPLVLQSLSLLPDWANLNKDVALLLIWSSIFGCSVGGVIYLGNIPKPVRLPWKGLQDLLAYDFYTPKLYRLTIIFSVAQLAKFADMVDRFVVDGIVNFVGLFSLLGGEGLKYSTSGQTQTYAFTVLLGVGLLGAWVTWPYWGVQFLELMF from the coding sequence ATGGCTCAGTTTCTACTAGAGACTGTTTGGCTAGTTCCTTTATATGCCTTAATTGGTGGGCTTTTAGCCGTACCTTGGTCGCCGGGGATCATCCGCAAAACTGGGCCAAGGCCAGCAGGTTATGTAAATTTAGTAATGACATTTTTGGCGTTTGTCCATAGTGCGATCGCCTTACAAGCAACTTGGAATCATCCACCCCAAGAAGTATTTATTCATTGGCTATCAACAGCAGGTTTAGATTTGACCATTGCTGTTGAACTTTCGTCAATTAGTGTAGGCGCGTTAGTAGTAATCAGTGGTTTAAATTTGTTAGCACAGATTTACGCTATTGGTTACATGGAAATGGATTGGGGTTGGGGACGCTTCTATTCTTTATTAGGACTATTTGAAGCGGGATTGTGCGCCCTTGCCTTATGTAATAACTTGTTCTTTAGTTATGTAATCCTAGAAGTCCTCACATTGGGAACCTACCTTTTAGTAGGTTTATGGTTTAGTCAACCCTTGGTGGTAACAGGTGCGAGAGACGCTTTCTTAACCAAACGGGTAGGAGACTTGTTTCTGCTGATTGGGGTTTTAGGTTTATGGCCTCTGGCGGGAACTTGGGATTACAACGAACTGGCTGTATGGGCGAAAACTGCGGAAGTTGACCCGACAGTAATTAGTTTAGTGGGTTTAGCCTTAATTGCTGGGCCGATGGGTAAATGCGCCCAATTCCCCCTGCACTTGTGGTTAGATGAAGCGATGGAAGGCCCTGTTCCCAGTACAATTTTGCGGAACTCGGTAGTTGTAGCCAGTGGTGCATGGGTACTGATTAAACTGCAACCAGTGTTAACTTTATCACCGCTAGTTTCTACTGTGATGGTAGCGATTGGGGCAGTAACAGCTATTGGTGCTTCGTTAATTGCGATCGCGCAAATTGACGTGAAACGCTGCCAATCTTATTCTGTGAGTGCTTACATGGGCTTAGTGTTCATTGCTGTAGGCACACAGCAAGATGATGCTGCACTGTTACTAGTACTTACCCATGCCTTATCTGCTGCCTTGTTAGTAATGAGTACTGGCGGCGTGATTTGGAATAGCATCAGCCAGGATGTCACCCAACTAGGTGGTTTATGGTCACGTCGTCCCATCTCTGGTTTAGCGTTTATTATCGGCACATTAGGATTAATCGGTTTCCCACCCCTTGGTAGTTTCTGGGCATTGATGAAACTAGCCGATGGGTTATGGGAAACTCAACCTTGGCTAGTTGGGATAGTTATAGCAGTTAACGCATTGACAGCCGTTAGTTTAGCTAGAGAATTTGGCTTGATTTTTGGTGGTAAACCTAAGCAAATGAGTGAGCGATCGCCTGAAGTTCACTGGCCGATGGTATTGCCAATGGTGATTTTATTCGGATTTGTCCTCCATTTACCTTTAGTGTTGCAAAGCTTATCACTCTTACCCGACTGGGCAAACCTCAATAAAGATGTCGCACTCCTACTAATTTGGTCGAGTATTTTTGGTTGTAGCGTCGGTGGCGTAATTTATCTTGGCAACATTCCCAAACCAGTCCGCCTACCTTGGAAAGGTTTGCAAGACTTGTTAGCTTACGACTTTTACACCCCCAAACTATACCGCCTAACCATCATTTTCAGCGTTGCCCAATTGGCAAAATTTGCTGATATGGTTGACCGCTTCGTAGTAGATGGCATTGTTAACTTTGTTGGGTTGTTCTCCCTCCTCGGTGGCGAAGGCTTGAAATATAGCACCTCTGGACAAACCCAAACTTACGCCTTCACAGTCCTTTTAGGCGTTGGTCTTTTAGGCGCTTGGGTGACATGGCCATACTGGGGCGTACAGTTTCTAGAGTTAATGTTTTAA
- a CDS encoding ABC transporter ATP-binding protein — MSEINSSDNSKVILEVNSLTRRFGGLIAVNNVSFKVNQHEIFGLIGPNGAGKTTLFNLITAMIPPSEGGLIYQGQEIAQLRPHQIAALGIARTFQNIRLFGELSALENVIIARHLHTKSNMITGVLGLPPAPTEENQSKQKALELLELVGLSDRTAEKAKNFAYGAQRRLEIARALALEPQILLLDEPAAGMNPSEKQQLSEFIRNIRDRFNLTIILIEHHVPLVMGLCDRIAVLDFGQLIALGEPAVVRNNPAVIEAYLGNE, encoded by the coding sequence ATGTCTGAAATTAATTCCTCAGATAACAGTAAAGTTATATTAGAAGTAAACTCACTCACGCGCCGCTTTGGTGGTTTAATCGCGGTAAATAATGTCTCTTTTAAAGTTAATCAACATGAAATTTTTGGCTTAATTGGCCCTAATGGTGCAGGAAAAACAACTTTATTTAATTTAATTACAGCCATGATTCCACCTTCTGAGGGTGGATTGATTTATCAAGGTCAAGAAATTGCTCAACTGCGACCCCATCAAATTGCAGCTTTAGGTATTGCGAGAACCTTTCAGAATATTCGCTTATTTGGCGAATTATCAGCCTTAGAAAATGTTATCATTGCCCGACATTTACATACTAAAAGTAATATGATTACAGGAGTTTTGGGACTACCACCCGCTCCTACTGAAGAAAATCAAAGTAAGCAAAAAGCTTTAGAATTATTAGAATTAGTTGGGTTGAGCGATCGCACAGCAGAAAAAGCTAAAAATTTCGCTTACGGTGCTCAACGTCGTTTAGAAATTGCCCGTGCTTTAGCCTTAGAACCACAAATCTTGCTTTTAGACGAACCAGCAGCCGGGATGAACCCCAGTGAAAAACAGCAACTGAGCGAATTTATCCGCAATATCCGCGATCGCTTCAACTTAACGATCATTCTGATTGAACACCACGTACCATTAGTCATGGGTTTGTGCGATCGGATTGCTGTATTAGATTTTGGTCAATTAATTGCTTTGGGTGAACCGGCTGTAGTCAGAAATAATCCAGCAGTCATCGAGGCTTATTTAGGAAATGAATAA
- a CDS encoding FAD-dependent oxidoreductase, protein MPDLVLVGGGHSHAIALKMFGMKPLPGVRLTLITPALDTPYSGMLPGHIAGLYSYDECHINLSRLADFAHTHLYVDRAIGLDLENRQVICANRPPINFDVLSIDIGSTPATISVPGAAEYAIAAKPVAKLLDCWYKLLQNVHENPQQQLKIAIVGGGVGGVELALAMQAHLQQILIANQQPVQNLEVHLFHRHQKILPHNHHSVQRQVKQVLTRRGIKLHLGESVSQITQINQELLAVKSESGLVVECDKVFWVTQAAAADWLKTTGLGTDSQGFILVNDTLQSQTHPQVFAAGDIATMVNHPRPKAGVFAVRQGKPLFENLQRMILGKPPKAYIPQQQYLSLIGTGDKRAIATKGAFTLSPHPLLWCWKDWIDRRFMQSLSV, encoded by the coding sequence ATGCCTGATTTAGTACTAGTTGGTGGTGGTCATAGTCATGCGATCGCCCTCAAAATGTTTGGGATGAAACCACTACCAGGAGTACGTTTAACTTTAATTACCCCAGCATTAGACACACCTTATTCAGGAATGTTACCCGGACACATTGCTGGATTATATAGTTACGATGAGTGCCACATTAATTTGTCAAGATTAGCTGACTTTGCCCATACACATTTATATGTAGACCGAGCCATTGGTTTAGATTTAGAAAATCGTCAAGTAATTTGTGCTAATCGTCCGCCGATAAATTTTGATGTACTGTCTATTGATATTGGCAGCACTCCCGCGACAATCTCTGTACCAGGTGCAGCCGAATACGCTATTGCAGCTAAACCAGTAGCCAAACTCCTAGACTGTTGGTATAAACTACTGCAAAATGTTCACGAAAATCCTCAGCAGCAACTCAAAATAGCAATTGTCGGTGGTGGTGTGGGTGGCGTAGAATTAGCACTCGCAATGCAAGCACATTTACAGCAAATCTTGATTGCGAACCAGCAACCAGTTCAAAATCTGGAAGTTCATTTATTTCATCGCCATCAGAAAATTTTGCCGCATAATCATCACTCAGTGCAGCGTCAAGTAAAACAAGTTTTAACTCGTCGAGGTATTAAGCTGCATCTAGGCGAGTCTGTTTCTCAGATTACACAGATAAATCAAGAATTATTAGCAGTCAAATCTGAATCGGGGCTAGTGGTAGAGTGTGACAAAGTTTTTTGGGTAACACAAGCAGCAGCAGCAGACTGGTTAAAAACTACCGGACTCGGAACTGATTCACAAGGCTTTATTTTAGTTAACGACACCTTGCAATCTCAAACCCATCCGCAGGTATTTGCTGCTGGTGATATTGCCACAATGGTAAATCATCCACGTCCCAAAGCTGGTGTATTTGCAGTGCGTCAAGGTAAGCCGTTATTTGAAAACTTGCAACGAATGATTTTAGGCAAACCGCCCAAAGCTTACATCCCACAGCAACAATACTTAAGTTTAATTGGTACAGGCGACAAAAGAGCGATCGCTACCAAAGGCGCATTCACCTTATCACCCCACCCTTTACTATGGTGCTGGAAAGATTGGATTGACCGCCGCTTTATGCAAAGTTTGAGTGTGTAA
- a CDS encoding branched-chain amino acid ABC transporter permease: MAEFFSTYGSLIVSMVLGALLGLSLYLPLMTGQLSLASPGFYALGGYIAAILSTKVFTSSSNLFPLHLLLLEMLIAGLVSGILGLLVGIPALRLRGIYLAIATIAFVEVLRVLSLNLEITGGAVGIFGIPQPFQTQIEYLWIALPLLLISMILFYRLERVRVGRAFTAIREDELAAGAMGINPTYYKVLAFTLGAILAGIVGAISAHFLNTWNARQGTFDASIIYLTFVLIGGSRTFLGSVVGGMVFTALPEVLRGIADSGLFPSWLGWLAQFLRDGRLIIFGLLIVIGTIFFPQGLVTPDIFKMGKVKK; this comes from the coding sequence ATGGCTGAATTTTTTTCAACTTATGGTTCACTAATTGTCTCAATGGTGCTAGGAGCATTATTAGGACTTTCTTTGTACCTACCTTTAATGACTGGACAATTATCTTTAGCCAGTCCAGGATTTTATGCTTTAGGTGGATATATTGCAGCGATTTTATCCACAAAAGTATTTACATCCAGTAGTAATTTATTTCCCCTACATTTACTTTTATTGGAAATGTTAATCGCTGGCTTGGTGTCCGGGATACTGGGTTTATTAGTAGGTATTCCAGCATTAAGGTTACGGGGAATTTATCTAGCGATCGCCACCATTGCTTTTGTTGAAGTTCTGCGAGTTCTATCGTTAAATTTAGAAATTACAGGCGGTGCTGTCGGGATTTTTGGTATACCCCAACCCTTCCAAACACAAATCGAATACCTCTGGATTGCTTTACCGTTACTCTTAATTAGTATGATCTTGTTTTATCGGTTAGAAAGAGTCAGAGTTGGTAGAGCATTTACAGCCATCCGCGAAGATGAATTAGCTGCCGGTGCAATGGGAATTAACCCGACTTATTATAAAGTCTTAGCCTTTACTTTAGGGGCAATTCTAGCTGGTATTGTAGGTGCAATTAGCGCCCATTTTCTCAACACCTGGAATGCAAGACAAGGTACATTTGATGCCAGTATTATTTATTTAACTTTTGTCTTAATTGGTGGTTCAAGAACTTTTTTAGGTTCTGTTGTAGGTGGTATGGTATTCACAGCCCTACCAGAAGTTTTACGTGGTATTGCCGACTCAGGTCTTTTTCCTAGTTGGTTAGGTTGGTTAGCTCAATTTCTCCGAGATGGCAGATTAATTATTTTTGGTTTACTTATAGTCATAGGTACTATTTTCTTTCCTCAAGGTTTAGTCACACCCGATATTTTTAAAATGGGTAAAGTAAAAAAATAA
- a CDS encoding ABC transporter substrate-binding protein has product MNTAFIRTTALLPIFALFFTACSSSTVSTNPANNNATPQTSTVIPIGIAVAQTSNVALLGQEQVAGAKIAEKYFNDQGGINGTPIKLVFQDTAGDEAGTINAFQALINKDKVVGIVGPTLSQQAFSANPIAERAKIPVLAPSNTAKGIPEIGDYIARVSAPVSVVAPNSIKAALKINPNIKKVAVFFAQNDAFSKSETEIFQQTVKEQNLELVTVQKFQTSDTDFQSQATNAINLKPDLVIISGLAADGGNLVRQLRELGYKGLIVGGNGLNTSNIFPVCKALCDGVLIAQAYSPEHPGEINTKFRQAYLDQFKKEPPQFSAQAFAAVQVYVEALKSLDQKSKVNKLELPALRTELNKQLLTGKYNTPLGEIAFTPIGEIVQKDFYVAQIKMEADGSKGKFTFLK; this is encoded by the coding sequence ATGAACACTGCCTTTATTCGTACCACAGCATTACTACCCATTTTCGCTTTATTTTTCACTGCCTGTAGTAGCTCTACCGTTAGCACAAATCCGGCAAATAATAATGCAACTCCACAAACATCAACAGTTATTCCTATAGGGATTGCTGTAGCCCAAACCAGTAATGTTGCTTTACTTGGACAAGAACAAGTTGCTGGCGCGAAAATTGCCGAAAAATATTTTAACGATCAAGGTGGAATTAATGGCACACCCATTAAATTAGTCTTTCAAGATACTGCTGGTGATGAAGCTGGCACAATTAACGCATTTCAAGCATTAATTAATAAAGATAAAGTTGTGGGGATTGTCGGCCCGACTTTATCACAACAAGCCTTTAGTGCTAATCCCATTGCCGAACGGGCTAAAATTCCTGTACTTGCACCCTCAAATACAGCTAAGGGTATTCCAGAAATTGGTGATTATATTGCGCGGGTTTCAGCACCAGTTTCTGTAGTAGCACCAAATTCAATTAAAGCTGCACTCAAGATAAATCCTAACATTAAAAAAGTTGCTGTTTTCTTCGCGCAAAATGACGCATTTAGCAAATCAGAAACCGAAATTTTTCAGCAAACAGTTAAAGAACAGAATTTAGAACTAGTTACAGTCCAAAAATTCCAAACTAGCGATACAGATTTCCAAAGTCAAGCCACCAATGCAATTAACCTCAAACCAGATTTAGTAATTATTTCTGGGTTAGCTGCTGATGGTGGTAACTTAGTTAGACAACTGCGAGAATTAGGTTATAAAGGCTTAATTGTTGGTGGTAATGGTCTGAATACATCTAATATATTTCCAGTTTGTAAGGCACTTTGTGATGGTGTATTAATTGCTCAAGCATACAGTCCAGAACATCCTGGCGAAATTAATACTAAATTTCGTCAAGCATATCTAGACCAATTTAAAAAAGAACCACCACAATTTAGCGCCCAAGCATTTGCCGCAGTTCAGGTATATGTAGAAGCCCTAAAATCTTTAGATCAAAAAAGTAAAGTTAATAAGTTAGAATTACCAGCATTGCGGACTGAATTGAACAAACAGCTACTGACTGGTAAATACAATACACCCCTCGGAGAAATTGCTTTTACACCCATAGGAGAAATAGTACAAAAAGATTTTTACGTAGCTCAAATCAAAATGGAAGCAGATGGTAGTAAAGGTAAGTTTACATTTTTGAAATAG